The genome window TAATCTTCGAGGAGGAGCGCTTGATTTTCTCCCCGTTGTCGCTGGAGTCCTGGGAGGATGCGCTCTGAAGCTTTTGCTCCTTCCCCGCGCTCCGGCCCTCCAGGTCCAGGGAGGTGAGAGACGGGTAGCGCCGGACGCTGCCACTGGGCAGCATGCTCGCCGGCAGCTGGCCAAAGCTGTACGACTTCTCCAGGATGCCATTGTACATGCCCTTGCCCACCGGGACCGGGCGCCCTGGCGGGAAGGGCACACTGTGCGTCGACTCTGGGATGATTCGAGTGAGGTCAGGTGAGCCCTTGTTCCCCGACGGGTGGTGCTCTTGGGCCGGGGATGGGGAGGTGTTGGAGGAGGGCGGCCCACCAGAGCTGGCGGCCGGAGGTGGGGTGGTGTCCCTGAGACTGCCACTGCTGGTGGCGGtagggagggtggtggtggtcgAGGGGGAGGGGAGCCCGCCAGCAGGAGGCTCCTGACATTGGCTGAGCAGCAGTAATTCCTCGCGGGAAATCTTGCGATAGGGGGCCTCCACTCCCGGCGTGCCGGTGCCATGCAGCTGTTTACGCCCCATGGAGGAGTTGAGAGAGTCTGTGTCGGAGCAGGACTCTTGCAGGGCCTccctgagagagaaagagcaagatttTAAGTACCATGAAAAGTGAGTATTCTTTGGGAAAGGGCATGCATGGCACTACAGCATTCCATATAATGCCAATCAAAACAAATAAAACCTAATAAGCACATGTATTTTTACTTTACTTTTTTACCATCAAATACAGAGCAATTTTATGTCAAGAATCTGTTGGTTCACTGTGCCATTTAGCAATTTATTCTATTTCATCTATGTTCAAATCTATGCTTAGGCAATATTGTATTATTGTATGACTCATTTTAAcccaaccactgaggatgcacaagccagtgcattcttagcgctggtcccaagcctggataaatggggagggttgtgtcaagaagggcaCCCGGCATaaaccaaatcaaatatgcggatcataaatcagatttccataccagatcagtagAGGCCTGGATTACCAACTACCGCAACCAGTACTGTTGGAACCTATGCTACTGCCgggcaaaggagagggggaaggcatgtccaaaaGCAGTGGgacaggaggaagggtaggagtgtggagatgagagttggaactttgaatgttggcactacgattggcaaagggagagagctggcttatatgatgaaggtgtgtgtgtggaagtggaGTAAGACCAGGaacatcggaggagggttcaaactcttctaccatggtgtggatgggaggagaaatggggtaattctgaaggaaaagtatgtcaagagtgtgttggaggtgaagagtgttgagtatgaagctggaaataataggtgtgatgatgaatgttaccatcgcatatgctccgcaagttgggtgtgagagaagaattctggagtgagttggatgaagtggtggagcagacttcaatgggcatgttggtgaagggaacaggtgtGATGAGAAGgtaatgggcaggtatggtgccaaggagaggaatgtggagggacaggtggtggtggattttgcaaaaaggatggaaatggctgtggtgaatacatatttcacgaAGAGGgtggaaagtgcacacagatggattaaatcttatgcaggaggcgtgatctgaaaaggattggagacaggggagaacgtagctaagcagcatcggatggtggtctgtaggatgactttggagttcagggaggagttaaaacaggccggatggctgggcaaccactgcagaaatagtgagggagacagctaggaaagttCTTGGTGAgttatctggacagaggaaggaagacaaggagaattggtggtagaatgagggagtacaggaagtgggatagtcagagattagacaggagtacaaggagatgcagtgaagagagaggtggtgaaggcatatggtgagttgcatgagaggttggacactaaggaaggagaaaaggacttgtaccgattggctagtcAGAGGGACCGAACTGGGaagaatgtgcagcaggttagggcgatgaaggatagagatggaaatgtgttgagaaggtggaaggagtaattTGAGGGGCTCATGAAtgtagaaaatgagagagagaaaaggttggctgatctggggatagtgaatcaggaagtgtggaggattagcaaggaggaaatgaggatgaagagtggaaaggcagttggtccagatgacatacgtacgtatggaggtgtttaggagagatggcagtggagtttttaactagattgtttaacacaatcttagaaagtgagaggatgcctgaggactgGAGAAaaagtgtactggtaccgattttcaagaataaggatgatgtgcagagctgtagtaactacagaggtataaagttgatcagccacaacatggagatatggaggttgatataggacctgagtcttcttgatgtttaatgctagactcagggctctgtatgccttggcaaaggctttcagaatgtcctggaggtcttctgcagCGTGTGCTGTGATGGGGTTATCCTCTGCAtgctgaagctccatgatggtggtgttgaagagcctgccatcagttctgtataggattgggatccccgtggcagcaataaagatggcaaacagggtgggtgcgatgatgcatccccctgtttccacagtgaagggctccgACTCAGAGCTGCTGGtactgagcactgtgactgacatgccatcatggagaagcctcaatattcttatgtatttgtcagggcagccaaatcttgatagtatgctccacagaaCCTGGCAGTCTACCGAGTCAGAACTATGAAAgtcatgtacaaaggctgcctttgttcacagCATTTTTTCTAGAGTTggcgtgctgtaaatatcatgtctcctgtacctctggatgggtggaagccacactgagattctgggaatacttcctcagccagtggtagcagtcggtttgcgaggactttgcctgttgttgacaggagtgagatgtcCACATTCTGCCtggtcccctttcttgaatatggccactattagagcatctCTGAGGGAAGTTATTTTTCCCCCCCGAGACCTTGAGGAAGAGAGCAtagatgtggtacaggagctctggtccacttTCCTTTAAGAgctcagctgggatcccatctgaACTGGCAGCCTTGTTATTCTTAAGATTCCcgatggcatcttgaacctctgtcatggtgggaggttccccagTGTCTTCTCTGATGGAGCTGAGGAGTTCCTGTTAGTGCTCCTGCCCTTCCTTTGAGCGCAAGAGATTTAAGCCTCGTTTGCATGGCTCTTAATAGCACTGAAAAGGCCTCTGGTGTCACCGTAGGTTACATAATtgtgccagccgggccttctcaagataagagtaaaagggtttttgaaaaccgtgCCCTTCTGGTATACAAAgcagtagtgctgcccaccctactgtatgggtcagaaaccttgaccatacagtgcatccggaaagtattcacaccccttcactttccccacgttttgttatgttacagccttattccaaaatggattaaattccttttttttctcatcaatctacacacaataccccataatgacaaagtgaaaaaggttttgtagaaatttttgcaaatgcattaaaaataaaaaactgaaatattgcacgtccataagtattcacaccctttgctatgacactcaaaattgagctcaggttcatcctgtttccactgatcatccttgagatgtttctacatcttgattggagtccacctgtagtaaattcaattgagtggacatgatttggaaaggcacacacctgtctatataaggtcccactgttgacagtgcatgtcagagcagaaaccaagccatgaagtcaaaggaattgtctgtggacctccgagacaggattgtatcaaggcacagatctggggaagggtacaaaacaatctctacagctttgaaggtcccgaagagcacagtggtctccatcattcgtaaatggaagaagtttggatccaccaggactcttcctagagctggccgcccagccaaactgagcaatcgggggagaaggtccatggtcactctgacagagctcacgcgttcctctgtggagatggtagaaccttccagaaggacaaccatctctgcagcactccaccaatcaggcctttatggtagagtggccagacggaagcctctgctcagtaaaaagcacctaaaggattctcagaccatgagaaaaaagattctctggtctgatgaaaccaagattgaactctttggcctgaatgccaaacgtcacgtctggaggaaaccaggcacctctcatcaccttgctaataccatccctacagtgaagcatggtggtggcagcatcatgctgtagggatgtttttcagcggcaggaactgggagactagtcaggatcgagggaaagatgaatggagcaaagtacagagagatccttgatgtaaacctgctccagagcgctcaggacctcagactggggcgaaggtttacctttcaacacgacaacgacccttagcacacagccaagacaacgaaggagtggcttcgggacaagtctgtgaatgtccttgagtggcccagccagagcccagacttgaacatctctggaaaggcctgaaaatagctgtgcagcgacgctccccatctaaccttacagagctcgagaggatctgcagagaagaatgggagaaataccccaaatataggtgtgccaagcttgtagcttcatacccaagaagacttgaggctgtaatcactgccaagggtgcctcaaccaagtactgagtaaagggtgtgaatacttatgtacatgcaatatttcattttttatttttaataaatttgcagaaatttctacaaaacctttttcgctttgtcattatggggtattgtatgtagattgatgaggaaaaaaaaggaatttaaaccattttggaataaggctgtaacatagcaaaatgtggggaaagtgaaggggtgtgaatactttccggatgcactgtatatagtggGAACTCAAGGAGGccaaaagaagcgatataaagataacatcaaggcccacatcaaaaggtttggcatcaacCTTAATACCTCGGAACAAGCAGTAAAAAACAGGGAAGCCTGACTGCCTGTGAGGGTGCTGgtcgctacaaccatgacctccactgtgctgctaaaAACAAGTGCACactcagaaaggcccaaaccagttcttcacacccttgcctcaAAATATacagctccaggattggcctctacgcccacctgaaggacAGTCATACTGTAAGGGTGGGGCAGCAAATATACAACTTGGAAAAGATTGGTAGTCGTGTCGGGTCGgacaaaccacttctccaaaaAAAGCAAACTTGTATACTACTGTCTCTTGTATGTCTGATCAGACTGTTTTCATTGATGTAAAATTAGGGCCAATAAAAGCTATTCTCTTGACATATCCTACTACATCTGTTGATACTGATGAAATCGACATCTTGAATGCAATTATCCTCAAATGTTGTCAAACGACcagtaaaaaaaaggaaattggCCGCTTTCATTCAGCTGATTGACATAAATATGACCACTTAGTTCATAAAACAATGTCAGTAGTTCAACCTTACTGGGTTTATTTTATTGACCGGCAGAATAGGAAAGCCTCAGGAATAAAgattctttttttctcccaatttagtggccaatcgatccctattttaattcaaacacccacccaggtactacgtgcgttcgccaactgcatctctctggccggcagtctcgaaggagacgcctccccactttcgtgacaaggcgactccaggccgaaccactgttttttccgacacacccagagacgcattcatgtgacgaacacaagccgactccgcccccctcccgaagacagcgttgccaatatcgctgcttcgtcgagtccggccatagtcggatctgacgagaccggggcgcgaaccccagtccccagtgggcaactgcatcgacacaaagccgatgcttagaccgctacaccaccacggactacAGGAATAAAGACTCTTTTAGAAGAGGTTTCAGAGTTATGCTCTAAATTTATATACCATACAAGAAAAGCAGCAGTGTCATGTGACCTAAGTAGCATCTGATGTTTGGTTTTTGCTGTTTGTGTTGTACAAATCCTTTCAACacataaatcaaatcaattttatttgtatagcccaatatgataaattacaaatttgcctcagtgggcttacatATAGCATCATACCAGTATTTTCAACTCATTAACTACAAATTGTGTATACTTTACTGCCGACCATTTTCCAAAATGTATTTGCAGAGTTTTAGATGCGTTTTATCCTACTTTCAAGCAGCCACTGGTTTCCATTCAGTACAGTACTATGAAAGTCAACTTGCTTGAGATAATCCATCACAGAGAACATAACATAAGTTTTATCTCAAAGCCACGTTATCATTGCAGGCTAACACATTTGAAGACACCCGCACAACAGAATGTACGTCtctgtcaggaaaaaaaaaaagattgttttaaaaaacaaaacttaaaCATCGATGACTTCATGGCGGCTCAGCATACTTTGGAAAATGGTCGAGACAGAATAAGGTAAAGTATACGGGATTTGTAATAACTGATCTAAAATGTATGTATTGACATCCATAACACACACCTGGAAGTTCTCCTAAAAGCTATGCGGCAGAGCTACGTACCCCCTCCTATCTGAGCTGAAGAAGAGTTGGTCCTCGTCTGCCTCGGTGTGGTAGGAGAGGGCCGAGCTGGCCATGGACAGCAGGTCCGGGTCCGGGGACATCAGTGAGGACTGGGGGGAGCTCAGCAGGCTCCGGCGGGAGCGACACAAGCTGCTGTTACGTGTCAACGGGGGGCGAATCAGGGTGGATGCTGGGAAACAGACACAGAAGGGAGGGAGTGGGGTGATAAAATGGCTGCCAGGGAGAGGTTTGCATACAAtgactgggttttttttgttgcctgcCACAGAAGTTAAGGTTCTGCAATGGATGTTTATTTGTGGggcagaaaaaaaacaagaagaaattGGCAAACTATCTGTGTATATTTGTCTCAGTCATCCAGGTAATAAAACGTCAAAACGCACAACTGGACTTTGCAGATTAGAAAACGTTTTTAAATCAACAGTAGTGGCTCCAGATGAGTGTTTTCTCAAACTGCCAATCTGGTGGTTTTTCTGTCATtggctcatacccccccccccccccattgattcATACCTGTAATGAAGACTCCAGTGTAGTCAGATACAATTccccttccccccttttttcctccccaactgtacccggccaattaccccattcttccaagctgatccagggagggctgcacactaccacgtgcctcctccgatacatgtggagttgacagctgctgcttttcacctgacagtgaggagtttcaccagggggacgtagcgcatgggaggataacactaccccccccagttccccctcccccctgaacaggtaccccgaccgaccagaggaggcgctagtgcagcgaccaggacacatacccacatccagcttccctcccgcagacacggccaattgtgtctgtagagacgcccaaccaaaccagagatccccgtgttgaacccagggttaaccctaacccttacattAACTGGATTATGGGAGACCATCCTCAAAAGCACCAAAGCACGCTATTTGGCTGGGCTTACAGTAATACGCTACCTGGATGTCCTCGtcaaatacaatttcaacacccACACATGTACTGTCATCAGAAACACATTGCTCAATTGAACTACACAGAAATTAATTGAAATCTACACCATGTTTCATGTTGGACCACACAGAGCGGCCTGGACACAACAGCAGGACCACGAGAATTCTCTGTCAATTTCAAATCATAgataaaaacaaacaaccatgtCCCCCTAAtcacagaaggtgaatcagttcatctggacaataaATGTTATCACTCatcttagtgacctcttcagtctcaactgactgcaggtatccccacccttataaacatacagtggcataacgaccgaaccaacgatctgtttcatatgcaaatatccttgaccattaactagttacaatggccatgtgtactattcacagaggattggggagtaaCTGGAATtatagcattgtaaaatggtgacagatgtagtaCTCTTACGTCCCTGTCcgcccgttcagggatggttgttccctcttcaaatagatggcctctttgccccccctccgttcaaaccagtgttcctccctatcaaagatgtgcacatcctcctcctcgaaaGAGTGGCTGTTATGAAAtcgctatgccactgtattgtttatgagggtgggggtacctgcagtcagttgagactgaagaggtcacttagatgagtgatgaaacgtttctcccactaaacgttgtgtccagatgaactgattcaccttctgtgatttccttacctggattattgagcatgcacaaagacatgtTCCCCTAACTTCAACATACAGAGGTACTTGATTCTCACCATAAGGAGATTTGTGAACCTtgactattatatatatatatataactactagattttttttaagtaaaggcATTAACTGATACATACAATActttaataattataatgatttTATCAATTACTGCTTTAATTTGTAATATATTAATATCCTCCAACATTTTTGTTTGATTCCTGCATTTGACATGAAGAGGCTACCCCCCCCCGTTGCATATATTGTGTTGAAAAATCAACAAATAATTGgtcacaaaaaaaatcaaaaactacTGTTTTTAAAAGTAATACAATGACCTAAACAACTCCAAATCCCCATCCCAACTCACTGAACTGTGGGAGGATGGGGGGCGTGTCTTCGTCCAGGTCATCCACTCCGCCGGCGATGGGGTACGGTGGCATCGACACCCGTGGCATCACCACCCAGCTGTGGTCCGAGTAAAGGCTGGCTGTCAGGCTTGGTAGCCCCGAATTGTGGACCAACGGGAAGCCGCACAGCTTCTCAATCTGCTGCCAGCGGTGGAGCCGCTCCCTCAGACACGCCGTCACCTCCGACAGGGCTTTTCTGAGGAAATATGGTCAAATCTTGACTGTATATCTAGCCATGAAAATAAGGCCTGCTCATACCtggcattaaaatgcatttttCAGGTTATGGGGTCACAACcggaaagctaaaaataagtgagAAGGTCTCCAGGATGGACTGAGGACCCGATACCATACTCAGAGTCAAGTTAAGTTTATTGGtacagcccaaaatcacaaggtagtcccaaagAGCTTCACAATATACAACACCCTCTAGCCTTGGACCCAAGATCTGAATGAGGAATAACTCCACATGAAAAATCTTACCAGCAAAAAAATCAGAGAAACCTCACAAGTGGTTAGAGATGCATGTGAGCGATTTCATCATCTGCATAAATGGAAACAAGTGTACTTTCACACACCATTGTCATTAGAACAAAAACTGCCAATCAAAACAATTGCGACTATGGATACTGGACGATGGAGCAACAGTGACATCTGGTGTCTATTTTCCCTGGTTTGATGAGTCAGTTCAATAGAAACTCGGTTTCTattgaaactggagtaaattctGAAGAAACATGGTGGAAGTGATGTGTGCGGTTACTGGACAGCCAAATCTAATCATGAGTGGTCACTAGCTTTGCATGTTGGGACACATGTTGATATACCAGATGTGAACTGAATCCGTCTCAGACACAATCTGGATATATTGAGACACATTTCGCCAGGTCTAAATAGAGCCTAGAACCTGTACCTGGTCTGATGTTATATTTACCCAATGACTGTGCACTAATTGCAACTGTCAAATTAAGTTATTGTAATAAATTAATTTGACTTTGATTCTGACAATTTCAACAAACAACAAAACGGAAGCAAGTGGAATGATAAAAGGGAGGAATTTTAACAGCGGGAGAAATAGTTAAATCCAAAACAGCAACGCTTGACTATCCTACTCAATAGTTACTAGAGGAGTTCACTCAGTATTTTtttgttccccccctttttctccccaattgtacatggccaattaccccactcttttgagtcaTCCccgttgctgcttcaccccctctgtgatccggggagggctgcagactaccacatgcctcctctgatacatgtggagtcgccagccgcttcttttcacttgacagtgaggagtttcaccagggggacgtagtacgtgggaggatcacgctgttccccctcccccgaacaggcaccccaactagccagaggtggtgctagtgcagcgaccatgacacatacccacatccgccttcccaccgacagacacgacaattgtatctgtagggacgcctgaccaagctggaggtaacacgggcattcgaaccagcgattcccgtgttggtgggcaacagaatagaccgccacaccacccagaagcCCTACTCAGTATTATTACGGCAGGGGTTAGGTGCTTTCAGACAGGAACAAGTGATCTCAAACCAACTTTCTCATTTTGCCCTTGTACTTGGGCTCAATAAAAAGCCAATGAAGACTATTTCATGCAGAGTCAAGGTCATGCAGAGCTCCGCCAGGCGTATGTATCTTTCCTTCTCTGGTGTTCAGACTTGCccacaaaccaccccttttttcacctacccggagaagggaaatacacgggacagaaaaaccagtgcttttcctgccattataaggctTTTGCGCAGCGCTCAattcgattgaatgggaaatatggaaaattaatatgcagcgctcaagctaataaatctagctaataaaaacattttgcctgtcagtctgaggatgtgcagcctgCTGGGCGAACCCTCGCACAAAgtaaccaagtctgacatgaagtgaCAAAGATCAgaatatcataatttcaaagcccttattaaaagacttcaaatgtgtttaatcaCCGCGGTTTTCAtatcaaatgaaacaaggtatGGCTGCACTGCTGTTGACTTTCgttcataaaacaatggtaagaaaacatagctcagccatgggaaacgtTTTatctgagatg of Lampris incognitus isolate fLamInc1 chromosome 20, fLamInc1.hap2, whole genome shotgun sequence contains these proteins:
- the stim2b gene encoding stromal interaction molecule 2, translating into MKQQQTNKHSNLHREDQHITVEELWRGWKTSEVHNWTMEDAVQWLKDSVELPQYERNFRDFRVTGNTLPRIAANEPSFMSVQLKIVDQRHKQKLNLKALDAVLFGPPLRPPHNWMKDFVLMVSIVIGVGGCWFAYVQNKSSKVHISQMMKDLESLQNAEQSLMELQSRLEKAQEENRTVAVEKQNLEEKMRDEISGAKKEAHRLRELRQGAECELSRLKYAEEELVQVRMALKRAEKEMQSEWSVPEALQMWLQLTHEVEVQYYNIKKQSAELQLSIAKDEAEKIKKKRSSVFGTLHVAHSSSLDEVDHKILEAKKALSEVTACLRERLHRWQQIEKLCGFPLVHNSGLPSLTASLYSDHSWVVMPRVSMPPYPIAGGVDDLDEDTPPILPQFTSTLIRPPLTRNSSLCRSRRSLLSSPQSSLMSPDPDLLSMASSALSYHTEADEDQLFFSSDRRGEALQESCSDTDSLNSSMGRKQLHGTGTPGVEAPYRKISREELLLLSQCQEPPAGGLPSPSTTTTLPTATSSGSLRDTTPPPAASSGGPPSSNTSPSPAQEHHPSGNKGSPDLTRIIPESTHSVPFPPGRPVPVGKGMYNGILEKSYSFGQLPASMLPSGSVRRYPSLTSLDLEGRSAGKEQKLQSASSQDSSDNGEKIKRSSSKIRSLFKKKK